In the genome of Streptomyces pactum, one region contains:
- a CDS encoding DNA-3-methyladenine glycosylase I, whose amino-acid sequence MTGKTVVTGVDGLARCPWGGLEPESAADYRAYHDEEWGRPVHGDDALYERMCLEAFQSGLSWLTILRRREGFRAAFDGFHIHKVAAFTDADADRLLADPRIIRNRAKIAATIANARVAAELEPGELDALIWSYAPDPDGRPVPRTFADVPAITPESTALARDLKKRGFRFIGPTTAYALMQACGLVDDHLADCHVRLNRA is encoded by the coding sequence ATGACCGGCAAGACGGTGGTGACCGGGGTGGACGGGCTGGCCCGCTGCCCGTGGGGCGGACTGGAACCGGAATCCGCGGCGGACTACCGCGCCTACCACGACGAGGAGTGGGGCCGCCCGGTCCACGGTGACGACGCGCTGTACGAGCGGATGTGCCTGGAGGCGTTCCAGTCGGGGCTGTCCTGGCTCACCATCCTCCGCCGCCGGGAGGGCTTCCGGGCCGCCTTCGACGGCTTCCACATCCACAAGGTGGCCGCGTTCACCGACGCCGACGCCGACCGTCTCCTCGCCGACCCGCGGATCATCCGCAACCGGGCGAAGATCGCCGCGACCATCGCCAACGCCCGGGTGGCGGCGGAGCTGGAGCCCGGCGAGCTGGACGCGCTCATCTGGTCGTACGCCCCGGACCCCGACGGCAGGCCGGTGCCCCGGACCTTCGCCGACGTGCCCGCCATCACCCCGGAGTCCACGGCGCTCGCCCGGGACCTCAAGAAGCGGGGCTTCCGCTTCATCGGCCCGACCACCGCGTACGCGCTGATGCAGGCGTGCGGGCTGGTGGACGACCACCTCGCCGACTGCCACGTCCGCCTCAACCGGGCCTGA